The proteins below come from a single Zea mays cultivar B73 chromosome 8, Zm-B73-REFERENCE-NAM-5.0, whole genome shotgun sequence genomic window:
- the LOC103635265 gene encoding methylesterase 7: protein MSTPALATAAEGATRIILVHGTGHGGWCWYRVATLLRAAGHRVDAPDLAASGIDSRQLRDVPTFEDYTRPLLDALRALPPGERAVLVGHSFGGMSIALAAETFPEKVAAAVFVTAFLPDCTNPRSQVIEKVTVSDWMDTVTDAEHVPASVFLGPEFLRHKLYQLSPPEDYTLSQSLARVSSYYVPDLQSQTPFSEARYGAVSKVYVVCKQDQAMTEAYQHTMIAACPVAEVREIADADHMAMFSAPAELAGHLAHIANTYA, encoded by the exons ATGTCGACTCCCGCGCTTGCGACTGCTGCCGAGGGAGCGACGCGCATCATCCTGGTGCACGGCACGGGCCACGGCGGGTGGTGCTGGTACCGGGTCGCCACGCTGCTCCGCGCCGCGGGACACCGCGTGGACGCGCCGGACCTCGCGGCGTCGGGCATCGACTCGCGGCAGCTCCGCGACGTGCCCACCTTCGAGGACTACACGCGGCCGCTGCTCGACGCACTCCGGGCGCTCCCGCCGGGAGAGAGGGCGGTCCTGGTGGGCCACAGCTTCGGCGGCATGAGCATCGCGCTCGCCGCGGAGACGTTCCCGGAGAAGGTGGCGGCCGCCGTGTTTGTCACCGCGTTCCTGCCGGACTGCACCAACCCGCGCTCGCAGGTCATCGAGAAG GTTACCGTGTCAGACTGGATGGACACCGTCACGGATGCAGAGCACGTTCCAGCCTCGGTGTTCCTGGGGCCTGAATTTCTGCGCCACAAGCTCTACCAGCTGAGCCCACCGGAG GACTACACGCTGTCCCAGAGCCTGGCCCGGGTGAGCTCCTACTACGTGCCCGACCTGCAGAGCCAGACGCCGTTCAGCGAGGCCAGGTACGGCGCGGTGAGCAAGGTGTACGTGGTCTGCAAGCAGGATCAGGCCATGACCGAGGCGTACCAGCACACGATGATCGCCGCCTGCCCCGTGGCGGAGGTGAGGGAGATCGCCGACGCCGACCACATGGCCATGTTCTCCGCGCCGGCTGAGCTCGCTGGCCACCTCGCCCACATCGCCAACACGTACGCTTGA